Genomic window (Magnolia sinica isolate HGM2019 chromosome 6, MsV1, whole genome shotgun sequence):
gaagttttggataatagacattcaattcctactgtttctgtagtgtggcccacttgagggttGGATCTGTCTCTTGTCTTGCATAATTCATAAAACAgtttggaaaaatgtatggatggtctggatatgatatatacatcatgatgtgtCCACAGAAGTTTCCCATGTCAACGATTCAGGTTTCCGTATCTAGACCTGGAATGTGCCAGATTGggcacggattagatactgacaaggtccgTAGCCAAgtcactactgaagtgacctcaccaagctctgtggaccccaccatgatgcatgtgttgtatccataccgtccatcaatttggagagatcgttttatgtcatgagaaaaagaatgagatagatctaaatttcaagtggaccccaccatagaaaatagtggggacaatgacatccaccgttcaaaacttcataggggccacagaagtttcggatcaagcttatatttttgttttcacttcatctatctctatgttaacttatgaataggttggatctaaaaaatacatcatggtgggccctataaatgtttcaacggtgggtgtgactgatctcacggttttctgtggtgggtccacttgaactttagatctatctcattcttttttatCATGCTATAAaaccatctctacaaatggttggacggtatggatacaacacatgcatcatggtggggtccacagagcttggtgacgtcacttcagtagcgatttggctactgaccttgtcagtatctaatccacccccggattaggtgcgaccccggCTTCacctaggaaacggattggctaatcccccGCCACCAGTCAAtggtggtggtcagtgctctgtgggccctaccatgatgtatgtgtttcatccatgccatccatttatttttatagatcattttatgatatgagactaagaattagatatatcccaatctcaagtggatcacattacaggaaacagcgttgaatgaacatcaagcattaaaaactttttgggagccataaaagttttggatcaagctgatctttgttttttcccttcatctgggtctgtatgacctaatcaacagattggatataaattaaacagtacagtgggcgttaagaggattttaatggtggatatccaatcactattgttttcctgtggtgtggtccaaatgagctttatatccctctaatttttggtatcaagccctaaaatgatctgtaaaaatggatgaacgtaatggatgaaaaatatacatcatggtgggtcccacagagcaccgaccaggagtagccaatccgttctccctCACCTAATacggtgcggcccatcttgaCGTGTGTATTgagtatccactccgtccatctgttttttcagatcattccagggtattctacaaaaaaaaaaaaaaaaagtaaaatgaaATACGTTTGAGatagatcataccataggaaataatgttgattgaccattagccataaaagttttgtatcatgctgATACTTGTTATTTATCTTCATCCATCggcttatgtgaacttatcaaaagatatattggatggaaaatagaaagTACCGAAACATTAATAAAGTGAGCCCTGAGAAATTTTTGATGGTAGAATGTTCAATCACTACCGTTTCGTGAAATATGGTGcacctaataattggatattCTTACAATTTTTTATCATAATctaaagaagggaaaagaaaaaaaaaacggatggacggagtggatacagaatgcacacattaaggtggccccatggTTAAGGCTGCACCGTATTAGGTGAGgctaggtctcacctaatccactccctacaCTAAGATTAtgcatttcttagatccacaccgttcatcagttttttttaCTAACTCTAAAAATATAcaaatccaaatctgaagtggaccacaccattgaagaCAGTAGGAAATGATGCCACCTttgaaaacttgttggggccATAGAAGGCTCTGATGAAGCAGATATTCTTATTTTAACCTCATCCAGGTACGTGTGATCTTAGAACAAGTCAGATTGAAAATAAGCCTCACGTCTGACCATAAGAAAGTTTCAACTGTAgtttgtttaatccccactgctttgaatggtgtgatccactttagatttgaatgtacttcatttttagaTAACTGCTCTATCTTCATCtgataaaattgatggacggtgtagatctaacacaaaaGTCATGGTGGGACTCAGAAAAAGATACACATTTTAAAAGATGTGTTGTATAAATAGCCATCCAGGCGAGAGAGTCAAGTGTTGAAACGTAACTCCTGATGACCAGCTATTTATACAACACAACTTTTATACATCCATTCCACcatctatataatataataaccgAAACTTCGTTCCCCATACGTTCGAAGGAAAACGGTGCTATATCTCGTTTTTGTCCAAACGCGGACGTAACAAATTCAAGAAATCTATTTCCTATAAAAGGCAAACGCACATATCTCTTCTTTCCATCGACAGAAAATTCAAGGACAGCATTCTCTTGCAATGGGCTTTTTTACTTCCTGTCCGGAACTTCCTCTTCCCAGATTCATTCTACACGCGTTTTACGTTCTTGGGTTCCTCAGAAATCTCATCTCCTCCCTTTTCAGGCTTCTGGGTCTGACCCATCTCCTCGAATACGAAGTTCCAGACGCGTCTGATCGTATCCGATTGCCTGGATTCCAGTCCGTGTCGGCAATGCTCATCCGGCAAATCTTGCCTTTGGTTCGTTTTGGGGATTTGTATGCGGAGAAGGTGATGGATGAGTGTGTGATTTGCCTATGTGAGTTTGAGGAGGACGACGAGATCCGACGGTTGAGGAACTGCGAGCACGTGTTCCATGGGAGatgtttggaccgttggatggactGTGGCAAGCAGACGTGCCCATTGTGTAGAAGTCATTTGCTTCCAGATGAGATGAGGGGGGGATTCAAGGAGAAGCTTTGGGCAGAGCAAGCTCTGTATTTGGATGATGAGGATCCGTCCACCTCGCAGGACGTCGATTCGTTATAATAGGTTATTCAGCAATCCAATTCGGCCAATTCGAGTGAAAGATGTAAAAGGATTCAAATTGTTTATAGACGAAtttgttatttgatactctgtagCTAATGATTCTTGATACTCAGGTAGTCATAAGTTGCAcgcgtggcatacattaactcaaaataaaccaTCTAAATTATGAAACTGTGAGTCACCCAAGAAATGTCTAGCAACCGGATATTTTTACTGTCATTAATAAACATTTGTTAGCTGAAATAGAACcgttttatattttttacttgAGCCGTTCAATAAATATCCAGCAAGTTGATTCTTATATGATCCAAGAAGTGTAATTTTTAATCTATGATACCTCATTTATAATAATTGTGGGCCACGTCTGCGTTTTGTAAGTGCCGGCGTATCATCCCTCACACATTTATTTAGTAGCAGATTGCACGTGCAAAGGGGAtgcattcaaaaagaaaaatatttggaGGATCAAATAATAAATGGCTTAGAAGACTATTTTGAATATATTTTTTAAGGTTATGGCCCACCTGGCTATAGATAAACGGCCTAAATTGTAGAAAGGAGGGATAACGACTCGTTGGATTTCAACGGAGAGTGACGTGGCGTTGTGGAGGTGATAAGGATTATCAAGAGCATGGAGGAACTTTCTTTTGGATTTCATGAACCTTAATACCTAGTCAACTTTGGGATAGCCGTTTGGTAAAAGGAAAGCAGCTACATCAGTCAAATTTGATAACGGTATTATTATTTTGGACGTAGCAGATTCAAAGCTAAAAGTGAGGACTAGTCAGTAGATTGCTTGGACTGAACCGCCCACAGAATAGGTTACGTCCGGCTTGTTGGACCCAACGTGGTTTAGACGGGTCCGTGTGTCCAACTTCGTTACGAAATTAAGTTGAGTTTGGGTCTCACGTGTCTTAACCTTGTTAAAATTCATTTCAATTCGAGTCGGACCCATCAACTTGGACTCGGCTAAAAGTGAGTCGGTTCAGATCAAATGGCATCTGGATCAAGCCCACTTGGGTTTactactaatatatatatatatatatatatatatatatatatatatatatatatatatatatatatatatatatatatatatacacacacacacacggaaacgctcacctgcgaaccagttcgtacgtactacatatgaacttttttgagaacccatcatacgtgatgtggatccaaaatctgaaccgttcatgtgaagcagcacctcgtgaaaccccctgggaccaagttttactttgatctaaaactttgatgggccatgaaaaatgaaaacagtttcctcccttgatttgcatttctctttgctatggcccaccagaattttagatcaggatgaaaatttgtcacatgaggtttcatgggatttcgcatcacatagaccgttcagattagacacccatgacacgtatacaaaggtgcgcacgtgcgtaggtgcttaggggagcatgactctcacacacacacacactctctcaaaATTAaacgactaaattgtggaactatTGTTGTCGTGGTTACAATCACCTCAACCTTTCACTGGTAGgtctgtcaatgggctgggctagcCCCTTAGACTTCTAGGAAAAGCCCATCTTAGGTTGGGCTTTGACCGGATCTTAGACCTGAGGGCCGGATTTGGGCCTAAAGTGTTACTCGTTTTCCAATCGGGCTAAGCTTGGACTTTACTATTCAAAGCCTGCAAAGCCTGGCCCAGCccgttaattttttaaaattcaaaatttaaaatttgcacCATTTTATTCTTTAAATTATCTCCCTCCCAAAATTTACCCCATTTGGATTTCCATTTTCCAGCTTTGGCAAGGACAAATTTCAAgcaggatcttttttttttccttcttgaaATGAAAAACCAAAATCTTCACTTATAAGAGGAAATTTTTAATCGAAATCAAGGATATTCAAATATAAAAGATTgccatttcctttttcttttcttctctaatTTTCTCAAATCATCGTGAAATAGAGTTAAATAAATGGCCATCGAGGAATTATCTATGGGCAAGAGGAGGGGTGAAAAGACAAAAATTCACTCACATCGTTGCCTGGATATGGCAAAACTGTTCTAGATGTTGGACTTCTCGAGAGAAGCCCAGGAAGCAGGGAAATAAAAGCCTTGACTttgcatgctctctctctctctctctctctctctctctctctctctctctctaatgtaGGTTGGTGACACGgatacatttcaagcatagttgGACCAAAAGAACGCCAAAGGAAAGCTGAAGCAATCCATTAGATCTAGGCCCATTCCTACGTATGGCATGATGTTACTGGCCTTGAGCACATCGGTTCGAATAAATTCATTCCGGATATAAAGAAATTGTTGTTTGAAGTGTGAACCATAAATCagatataacttttgatccgtgtGTTGTTATGggatgcacaacctatcaatctttatcgTAATGGGCCATCCAGGGTCAACCGACTCACATAGTGTGTTGTGTCATTTCACAAGAAAATGTCATTCTAGTTCAAAATtgagatttccaaaaaaaaataaattatttttggtAATTCTGAATCGGTTTGGACCCTCTTGGAACAACAATTTCTAGGAAATTGTTGGGGGTTATATCTTCTCGGTACACCTTGAATTTGATTTTCAGGTATGAAATTCCTAGCCTCCCACTCTAGTCATCTAAACTCAAGAGGCGAAGCATTCCGTGTCTCTTGAACTAGAattggtggtggattcctctaTGGTTGAGGCACAGGTGGTGACCGAGCCCTACAAGAAATTGTTCTTTTACCGACGACATAATTCGttgttattttatcttttttcttgACGAAATATGTCATCGTTAAGATCGTTGCAATAAGAtcatggctaaaggcttttcccGACGAAATATGACTTCATCGgcaataataaaacaaataccgACGACTAAAATCGTCAGCCAAACATGTTACTTtttgtataaaaaaataatatatttcatcgATAAACACAGCTTATATCGACGAATATCTTCGTCAGTAAAATCGTGGATAGACGACATTACAGACGAGTACGTTTGTTGGTAAAACAATAATACCGACGAGTATGTTTGTCGGCATAAGCTCGGATAAACGATATTACCGATGAGGacgttcgtcggtaaaacaataATACCAACGAGTATGTTCGTTGGCATAAGCCTACTATTACCGATGAAATAATTCGtcggtatatctcatatatagattgttggtataaatttttgtattaatttgtacctacgaaatatttcctcggtataagttttcaacctactattaccaacaaaatatttcgtcggtaatagtTTGTTTCTTCCtggtttcatttattttcaaaatttaggaaaaaattcttgatatacacctatcaatacacctattacaatacattttcatcatattcacatccacatccctccaaacataaactacatccatccaaacacaaaccacatccatacatacacaaacaatcatatccacatccacatacaacccacattcatccacgcacaaatacatataagtttaacattcgtatataaaataaatcataaataaaataaaataaaaaaatcttatctACATCCACATACAACTCACATTCATttacgcacaaatacatataagtttaacattcgtatataaaataaatcataaataaaataaaaaaatcacaaagatgaaggcggaggtggtgaggcattgttcactccccaagtatagggttgtgatgtagtaataaactcggtgagaccgaggtcgaatcccaagggactgatacctgtacgtaatctgaaactaaatagaactagaactagactaagatgtaatctaaatcaagcgaatatgagggaataattgtgaatagattaattaaaaactaataaaaataaaggtgggaactagggtgccaaggatccacttgtagcaattgagaagttaccttgtattgattcaaggacacaactggaatcagagtcccatcctatccagttggtaagaagagatttgtcagatctctgaatgtctcatggatctaatcatcaacagatacgattggtgtagatttggaagtgattccatcacctaaccatgcccaggagactatggcaaacaacagcaatttaccaataccacagccaatcacaagagaattgtgaaagttaggaaggggttccgtcacccaaccatgccaaggagacaatggtgaacaacagagcctcctaagttcacaatctcataatgaaaagaacatactcaaagctattgcagatctactgtaatttgagtcacaataaaccattaaaaactaaaagtattccttaataatcaaactaaaatccacaagagttcaataaccatgaatcaaagcaaagctaacaacccaatcacactacaagcttcacctcttagccctagctaagaggtttagcctatcataatcatgatcagactaaagtctcataaaagcattaaaagaagaagaaaaactaaaagggaagaaagaagaagatcttgGCCGACCActttgcctccacggctgcccactctCCACAGTCCAAGAGATCCCTCTCtctcctgtgcttcacgtccagcccaaagatgatccttctcacattctctctctctgttttatagGTGCTAGGGGCGGTGGAATCGGTTACACAGCAAGAGTCGGTAGAACCGACACTATTTCCGCAGTTTGCAGCGGAACCGAACTGCGCATGCAGCGAAAACGCATGGACAGTTgcgtttggcctgatttttaggacagTGCACGGCTTCACGTTGTAGCCTAGCTCCATGACTAGGGTCGTTTCTTGCTTAACCTTcatctggatggtccggatcggcCATCTAAACAACGGTGGTGGTCCACTACTTCCCGGATCGTCTGGAACTTGCGGACGCGCTCCGTGCGCACAGCAGCTGCACGGAAGGAAAACGGAAACTTTCGTTTCCATGGATGaggtcggtggggtccacttatactGACTTTATGGTGCATCAAATCCAGTATTAGAGCTTCTGTATTCATGCCTGATCACGGGCTCAAATTTGGAGTGAATCTGttattcatatgggccacaccatcaatagACGCAGCAGCGTTTTCCTTACTACTGCAGTCTTGAACGTGTGCATGGAAGCTTGGAATCGCTCAGGTTGCGGTCGAATTTATCTTCTGAGTgcattggatggttcggatcatgaaaaaggatgatggatggggcccactggcaaAACCCAATCGCAAGCACGTCTGGACATTTTTGGCACTATTTggatgttttgtacaaaaaataggtggggcccacttctgatggtattCTCGGAGATCTGCTCTGTTCATCCTCTTCTtagtaacgtgtaagcccatgagtcaaagtatgaagtagatctgaacacATGTGATGAGTCACTACCCATTGTTAAAGCAAGCCAATTCTCAGTTACGTGCATGGATATGGAGTTCATTATATTTACAAATTTACCACTCTCTCTTTTAGAAGCATCTATCGTTCGTTTCTCCCTACTGtatcatccaaaagaagtgaaatttgacgggTATCCACCGTTTTTtatgctctttccatcggttcagtttgggtcctgatctcccaaggatgtccaagatgatttcttaatggttattgtctgatcttatccatcaggtcacttacacactgatccaagggctgaattttgatgtgtatggttaatttgtagtcccttggccatgtatgaagtttcgagccgaacggatggtgggaacccgatgatcttgcattctggacaaatTTTGGgttacttgagcttcagtttcctgattttctcggatctctggcatgtaaatctgtcgatcttagtCCTTTGtagtcccgtccattgccttggtaattcctgagcgttaaatccatgcttttaacatcctattcggtccaggctcgtaaatacaccttgcacctaaaacaagattaaagtaaggcgttaagcattatcatgtacgtaaaatcaggtaataattaaggtctaacatgtaatatttgaccctcaatagcatACAGAAGGCAAAGCGTGCAGcaagagcctgaaacatctcctgCATTCGTTGCTTATGCTCTACCTGcatctcctcgatcctcctctcctactcctcTCGTCGCCTCTCCTCGTCTCTCTGCCTCTGTTCCTCCTCCTCCCGGCGCCTCTGCTCCTCCCTCTACCTCTCCAGCTGCTCTTTGATCTCATTAACGACGACCCATAGCtgttgaacctctctctctgtgATATCAACTTGGCGTAGGGCACTCTCCCTAGCGACGGATCagctggaggcagctctagcgggtgtcatgagcttggcaccatggctaaGCCCAtacacatatccagaacgggtgccaagcacctcactCAGGATATCTGGCTCCCTCCACTGACTACCATCAGGAGTGAGCTGACTACGTATGGTGTCCATCACCGCctataatgaaaacatatgaattttcataacaaatgacattattataatttaatgcaattaaattttataatataaggatttttacccaattctcgctggctctaggatgaacccaagatcctgtcgcctgccgacagtgagtccctctgtagaggtctactggtccaggctcctggccagtgacggaatctcgtTGCACAattgaaaggacaatagagttaatataaatgcatagatagaatatatcaacttaataatcaccagtaatttcttaccatgtcgtatcgatgtcgtacaaatgactttgaactagCTATGTGGTTGACTTGTAACTTTTCCCTATTCGTAGAATTTATTCTGCTCCTCTTTTGAACACATTGtttataatacattgttattaattacgaatttaattgttaccttaagatatcgtaaatatgtaaatattacctgaaaagcctCAGACGAAAATCTCTCGCAGAGTATTCACCAGTCGTCTATAGTCACGTGCGGTAATGTGGATAATATGACCTCATCGTGAGTCCTGCACCGCTTGTACCGCTGGTGTAACTCTCCGCGGTACTCTTTGAACTGCTCCTTGACATATCGTCGATGGCATGAGAAATGTAAGGAACACTCAAATCTAAGACAAATCTATcttgcagtttcgtaaataatagattaagacaataaatatattaagaaaataacttatcCGTAAATAAACTttcataaaagaaaattcaatatactaaaatttacctgaaggcaccGACGGATGAGCTGTCGTACATCATTTGTCATGTCTGCCCAACGGGGGGTGGTGgcggggatcagagatcggcatagaACATCGACCTTCAAAATAAATAACCTGATATTGTCCCTAAGAGGTCTAaggcagtcctgtgggaacttTACCATCACCttaccctcacgcgtaagtcgtTCTAAAACTAACCCACGCGTAGATCCACATCCTCGTCTGCTGGTCGACGATACTGTCGCAGAAGAAATatataagtctaaacataaacagaacttactaaataaatatatgtctaaacttacatgcagtgcccggtgtatgcTTAACCGAGGGCTCAAACGCCTGTGATGTAGCATGCGACGTTGATGCTGTCTCCGTCGCATCACGGGTGGAAGGGGTAGATCTAGTGTTGCGAATGACCTAATTTTCCACCTGGTGCCATGACTGAAGATATGCGAActatgaacttataaatttaaacaatgtcagtacaagtgtatgaacgtcaatataataaacacattggcatatataatatattttttttaccatgATTTAATGACAATAAACAAGTCTTAATactacatgtaggacaagccaactttcccttCGTGCTTCACCTAGAAAAATTCTCATACGCGgagaagtcatttattgtccacaagaccgctgcatgcaatcgaaatatctgtcctgcaaatgtgtcatacgtctATACACCTTGACTCCTCAATTTGTTTAACTCATTTACTAACGGTCGCAAACATATATCAATGTCATTCCCGGGTaacctgggtccaggaataagtAATGACAttatgaaaaatgactccttcatacacaactaAGGAGGTTAATtatagggcataagtaccactggccacatactgtacgagctactcatattaccaaatggattaaaaccatcacttgcaagacctagtcgaaTATTAAGAGAATCCTCTGCAAACAGGTcatattgcttgtcaaaattttgctaGGCTTCAGAGTCCgtagggtgcctcagtgtactatcatcatgaacgcgtttctccttatgccacctcatatctttagCCGTCTTGCAAGACGTAAAtaatctttgcaatctgggtttcaatgggaaataccttaacaccttttgcgAGATTTTCTTACACTTGGCTTCGTCATACTTCCACCTAAACTCTCCACATTTTGGACACCCTTCAACATTTTCATACTCTttccaatacaatatacaatcatttatatatgcatgtatggtgatgtaaccaaggcccaagtctcgcatcaaagATTTTGTCTcataatgagacttaggcaatgtctcaccgtccggtaatgcttctttcaataagtcaagcaacatgtcgaacaatttgttactccaacgatttattgtcttcaaatgaagtaatcttataagaaaattcaacttataGAAGTTCTTACATCCCGAATAAAGTGAACGTTgtgcatccctcaacaacctactaaacttttctgattcgacatcacctatAAGAGGAATATCTGAGCTACTACTTGTCGCTGTAAAATCAGTATCCGCaattgttcccctgaacacatcccctatgatatcttgcattttgtcaacgtcttcatcttcgTCATCCGGTACAATTGAGTCAGCAAGGATTTCGGTGGCCTTAACTCTTTGGTGgaactcttcaccatgatggatccaccaagtgtaaccctggtcaatcctaACTATGAACAGATcgtcttctactttgtctaaagtcttatgaaccatgttcttacattttcgacatggacacctaatcctattgctTGAATCTGCCCGATATCgcgcaaattccatgaactcttgaactccttgtttatactctgagctaaacctgttcttagcttacatctaactcttatccatctctacaatgaaaagattagagtcaATTTATagaaataggtttaagattaggttagggttataggtttaggattaggtgtaggtttaagtttaggtttaagtttaggtttagggattcaggttcagtttcgggttcgggattgagtttaggattaggttttcaagtttaggtttaggtttaggttagggttataggtttaagattaggtgtaggtttaggttttgagatttgagtttaggtttaggtttaaatttaggtttaggaattcgggttcggtttcgggttcaggatcgggtttaggtttaggtttaggtttaggttagggttataagtttgggtttaggtgtaggtttaagttaagtaaattaagtttaggttt
Coding sequences:
- the LOC131249088 gene encoding brassinosteroid-responsive RING protein 1-like, which codes for MGFFTSCPELPLPRFILHAFYVLGFLRNLISSLFRLLGLTHLLEYEVPDASDRIRLPGFQSVSAMLIRQILPLVRFGDLYAEKVMDECVICLCEFEEDDEIRRLRNCEHVFHGRCLDRWMDCGKQTCPLCRSHLLPDEMRGGFKEKLWAEQALYLDDEDPSTSQDVDSL